The window TTTTATTGGCAACATCCACCATGAAGGTCGTCCATCTCTCGCGAGAAACACTGTCCGCAGCTTCGTATGCACCAAATTCACCAAGATAAACCGGAATATCTTTCGAATCGGCCCATTCCTTGAGTGTAGAGAAAACTTTCTTGATGGTGCGCATTTCACCGAACGAAGCGTTCCATTCCTTACCCGTGGGGTACTGCGGGTTCACGAAGGTCGCGCCCTGGTGGGTAAACGAGAACGGTTCATAATAGTGGAAGGTGACAATCAAGTTGCTAGCATCCTTCGGCAACCGGAGTTGCGAAGCAGCCGCGGCGTTATTGTAGTTGTGCGTTCCCACCATCACCACGCGCTGCGGGTCAACAGTCCTCACAATGTTCACGATGGAATCCACGAGGTCGTTCCACTTGGCCGACGTCAACTTGCCGCGGGGTTCGTTGAGCGTTTCCACAATCAAGGAATCATGGGAATACTTCACGACTTCCGTCATCATCTGGCGGTAAACATCCAGCAAGCAGGGCGTTTCCTTATCCGGATTCGAGTCATACATGGCATTCCAGTGATGCGCATTCAAAATGACCACCATCTTGTTCTTTATGGCAAGGTCGACAGCCCAGAACACCTGCTTCATCCAAGGTTCGTCCACAACGCACTTGCCTTCCTTTTCTTCGACGTGCTCTTCCCAACTCACAGGAATGCGCATGTTCCTGAAGCCGGAATCACCCAGCGCCTGGAAGTCGGCAGGGACAACGGTCTCGCCCCAGTTGCTACTGAACTGAGTCTCGTCGAACTTACTAAAACCGTTATTTTCCGCCTCAAAAACGTTGCCGAGGTTGATACCGGGCCCCATGCTTTTGACAAGACGTTTGGCAAGTCCCAGATCAACTTTAACATTCACCGAAGTACCGCTGGAACTGGACCCGCTGTCAGGATCGGGGGTCTGCATATCCGAAGAAGACCCAGCAAGCAAAGCATCCGGATCGAGAGGCGCCGGCCTCGTAGACGAATCGTCCGAACAAGCCAGCAAGACCAAAACAGCTCCAGAAAGGAGCGACATTCCCATTTTTTTCAGAGAATTCATATTACCTCACTTTTATTTCCAACATATAGTATAGAAACATAAACGGCCAAACGCTCCATTTTTCGGGCATTTTTTGGTTACATCGGGAAACAACGCCCCAAAAAACAAAGAAATCCGCCACAGGCATGCACTGTAGCGGAATTTTAAAGTTTATGAAC of the uncultured Fibrobacter sp. genome contains:
- a CDS encoding glycoside hydrolase family 5 protein, which gives rise to MNSLKKMGMSLLSGAVLVLLACSDDSSTRPAPLDPDALLAGSSSDMQTPDPDSGSSSSGTSVNVKVDLGLAKRLVKSMGPGINLGNVFEAENNGFSKFDETQFSSNWGETVVPADFQALGDSGFRNMRIPVSWEEHVEEKEGKCVVDEPWMKQVFWAVDLAIKNKMVVILNAHHWNAMYDSNPDKETPCLLDVYRQMMTEVVKYSHDSLIVETLNEPRGKLTSAKWNDLVDSIVNIVRTVDPQRVVMVGTHNYNNAAAASQLRLPKDASNLIVTFHYYEPFSFTHQGATFVNPQYPTGKEWNASFGEMRTIKKVFSTLKEWADSKDIPVYLGEFGAYEAADSVSRERWTTFMVDVANKMGFGWAYWEFCSGFGVYDEVSGKWNAPLMRALLHPAMTFEDTEYPSLDTLNYVLLDDFDQNEGANINVTALSSKLTLAEGKPVDSAAGRWYAYCDFTSTVTMAGGDTLVTSIMVDDTSNNYTATNFEKLITSEGHEGRGLYFKLHLLGDSYPWAGFGAGFYTSEKRANFANLKALTFWAKGTGEFKVSWVTDFAENCCKHNNWGTFSTEITLTSEWKQYTIWFDQWTPSPWSELESIGAEWLEHNDDVRNLQFSNGSSYGQVVDEELEIWLDDIRFYGMKDADFENPSIVATDPAPATDSTSVTDSAPATDSTSATTPAPATDSTSAANPAPVTE